One window of Candidatus Microthrix subdominans genomic DNA carries:
- a CDS encoding extracellular solute-binding protein: protein MQRSGTTRRYRRGIAAVLTAVMVAASCGGSDATSSADGGEVTCPVEALEQADGPVEITVWHSYVALAKRTLESLADQYNSSQDQVKVTVESQGVGPQELHRKIEQAAPDRSLPALVVPDDTKTRWIADSGLFLPAEACFEADPAAEKIREDFLPIVPASYTIDDQLWPAAFTTYTALIYLNREHFQAAGLDPDDPPETIDEMIIAARAIKAANVPGVDRPMVFKAQAFLLEWWLSGAGQELVNEDNGRSGTWATESKFDNPVTRNILTTLQEAKTEGLLDVTPGAEANADHLLAMAGRQSSFVVDSSAAASTVAGVIEGTVAAEDLKADLGVELPPGLQLDLDIGVGPYPGVEEAGRGQVGGQVWYMTNTVPDEQQAAAWDFMKFLNSIDSQVQWGVDGSTAPVSKAAAEDPRLQEAWTSSLGGRWQKVAYEVLAGINTDFPGPVIGPYDQVRQAIKKCMDQVLLDGEPVDEAVKEADATITAALESYNEDVEASG from the coding sequence GTGCAACGATCAGGAACGACCAGGCGGTATCGCCGGGGCATCGCTGCGGTGCTGACGGCCGTCATGGTCGCCGCTTCGTGCGGCGGATCCGACGCGACGTCATCGGCAGATGGTGGCGAGGTGACCTGTCCCGTCGAGGCACTTGAGCAGGCGGACGGCCCGGTGGAGATCACGGTGTGGCACAGCTACGTCGCGCTCGCCAAGCGCACGCTCGAATCCCTGGCCGATCAGTACAATTCCTCCCAGGACCAGGTGAAGGTCACCGTGGAAAGCCAGGGTGTCGGCCCCCAGGAGCTGCACCGCAAGATCGAACAGGCCGCCCCCGACCGTTCCCTTCCCGCCCTGGTGGTGCCCGACGACACCAAAACCCGTTGGATCGCCGACAGCGGCCTCTTCCTCCCGGCCGAGGCGTGCTTCGAGGCCGACCCTGCGGCGGAGAAGATCCGGGAGGACTTCCTGCCGATCGTCCCCGCTTCCTACACCATCGACGATCAGCTGTGGCCGGCGGCGTTCACCACCTACACGGCGCTGATCTACCTCAACCGGGAGCACTTCCAGGCGGCTGGTCTCGACCCCGACGACCCGCCGGAGACCATTGACGAGATGATCATCGCGGCCCGCGCCATCAAGGCGGCCAACGTCCCCGGGGTGGACAGGCCGATGGTGTTCAAGGCGCAGGCGTTTCTGCTGGAATGGTGGCTGTCCGGCGCCGGGCAGGAACTGGTGAACGAGGACAACGGCCGAAGCGGCACCTGGGCCACCGAGTCGAAGTTCGACAATCCGGTCACACGCAACATCCTCACCACGCTCCAGGAGGCGAAGACGGAGGGCCTGCTCGACGTCACGCCCGGCGCCGAGGCCAATGCCGATCACCTGCTGGCCATGGCAGGCCGCCAGTCGTCGTTCGTCGTCGACTCCTCGGCGGCGGCATCGACCGTGGCCGGAGTCATCGAGGGCACGGTGGCGGCCGAGGACCTCAAAGCGGATCTCGGTGTTGAGCTTCCGCCCGGCCTGCAACTCGACCTGGACATCGGGGTAGGTCCCTATCCCGGTGTCGAGGAGGCAGGCCGGGGTCAGGTGGGCGGGCAGGTCTGGTACATGACCAACACGGTGCCCGACGAGCAACAGGCAGCTGCGTGGGACTTCATGAAGTTCCTCAACTCCATCGACTCCCAGGTGCAGTGGGGTGTCGATGGCTCGACGGCCCCGGTCAGCAAGGCCGCAGCCGAGGACCCCAGGCTGCAGGAGGCCTGGACGTCGTCGCTGGGCGGCCGCTGGCAGAAGGTGGCCTACGAGGTGCTGGCCGGCATCAACACCGACTTCCCCGGCCCGGTCATCGGGCCCTACGACCAGGTGCGTCAGGCCATCAAGAAGTGCATGGACCAGGTACTGCTGGATGGCGAGCCCGTCGACG
- a CDS encoding carbohydrate ABC transporter permease: MALTLLVTAIITVFQLVTSVLAAYSFAFVRFPFKNTLFVVLLASLLLPVEVTLIANVRTIRELGWLDSAQGLSAPFLASAFGIFLIRQGFLGVPSELRDAARIDGFGHFAFLRRVAIPVNRPIIASFTLITALAAWNQYLWPRTATTQERWETIQVTLRSISVQRPERFNVGVAAAIIASLPILALLVVFQRQIIRGLTAGAVKG; the protein is encoded by the coding sequence ATGGCCTTGACGCTCCTGGTCACCGCCATCATCACCGTGTTCCAGCTGGTGACCTCCGTGCTGGCCGCCTACTCGTTCGCCTTTGTGCGTTTCCCCTTCAAGAACACGCTGTTCGTCGTGTTGCTCGCCTCGCTGCTGCTGCCCGTCGAGGTCACCCTGATCGCCAACGTGCGCACCATCCGAGAGCTCGGGTGGCTCGACTCGGCTCAAGGCCTCAGCGCACCGTTCCTGGCCTCGGCCTTCGGCATCTTCCTGATCCGCCAGGGGTTCCTCGGGGTCCCCTCCGAACTGCGCGATGCGGCGCGGATCGACGGGTTCGGGCACTTCGCTTTCCTGCGGCGCGTCGCCATCCCGGTGAACCGGCCGATTATCGCCTCGTTCACGCTGATCACGGCCCTCGCCGCCTGGAACCAGTACCTGTGGCCCAGGACGGCAACCACCCAGGAACGCTGGGAGACCATCCAGGTGACGCTGCGAAGCATCAGCGTGCAACGACCGGAGCGCTTCAACGTGGGGGTGGCGGCGGCGATCATTGCCTCGCTTCCCATCCTGGCGCTTCTGGTGGTGTTCCAGCGACAGATCATTCGAGGCCTCACCGCCGGAGCGGTGAAGGGCTGA
- a CDS encoding sugar ABC transporter permease, with the protein MRRRKSALREALFGYSLLLPAFALLGVFAYYPLYRLVRFSLYRPNRFGTGEVYVGPSNITDVLGGEEFRDGLWITVKYLIYTVPTGLVLGLLLALVAHRRLRGIKAFQAIFASTVATSVAVAAVVFFGLVNPKIGKFGQVSFIDLSKSDSALRGVSLTSIWQNIGLTFVIVLAGLQAVPDQLMEAAQLDGFGPVRRLFKVTLPLISPTLLFLVVVLMIFGFQAFAPMEILTNGDPAGSTETLVFKIFNRQGPSLISEGSVMALGLFGLTFIVTLIQLTILNRRVHYGE; encoded by the coding sequence ATGAGGCGACGTAAGTCGGCACTGCGTGAGGCCCTGTTCGGATACTCGCTCCTGCTGCCCGCCTTCGCGCTCCTGGGCGTGTTCGCCTACTACCCGCTGTACCGCCTGGTGCGCTTCTCGCTGTACCGGCCCAACCGGTTTGGGACCGGCGAGGTATACGTCGGCCCGTCCAACATCACCGACGTGCTCGGAGGAGAGGAGTTCCGGGACGGACTGTGGATCACGGTCAAGTACCTCATCTACACGGTACCGACGGGCCTGGTGTTGGGCTTGCTGCTGGCCCTCGTGGCGCACCGGCGGCTGCGGGGCATCAAGGCGTTTCAGGCCATCTTCGCCTCGACGGTGGCCACCTCGGTAGCGGTCGCAGCGGTGGTGTTCTTCGGCCTGGTCAATCCGAAGATCGGCAAGTTCGGCCAGGTGAGTTTCATCGATCTGTCGAAGTCGGACAGTGCCCTGCGGGGTGTCTCGCTCACCTCCATCTGGCAGAACATCGGCCTGACCTTCGTGATCGTGCTGGCCGGCCTCCAGGCGGTACCCGACCAGCTCATGGAGGCCGCGCAGCTGGACGGCTTCGGGCCGGTCCGCCGGCTGTTCAAGGTGACGCTTCCGCTGATCTCACCCACCCTGTTGTTTCTGGTCGTGGTGCTGATGATCTTCGGCTTCCAGGCCTTCGCCCCGATGGAGATCCTCACCAACGGGGACCCCGCCGGCAGCACCGAAACGCTGGTGTTCAAGATCTTCAACCGCCAGGGACCAAGCCTCATCAGCGAGGGTTCGGTGATGGCGCTTGGCCTGTTCGGCCTCACGTTTATCGTGACCCTGATCCAGCTCACGATCCTCAACCGGCGGGTTCACTATGGCGAATGA
- a CDS encoding ABC transporter ATP-binding protein has product MAGISFHEVTKRFGDVVAVDDLTLDIEDRELLVLLGPSGCGKSTALRMIAGLDEPTSGTVSIGEEVVNGVDPGDRDIAMVFQSYALYPHMTVFKNIEAPLLSRHVSVDGGTPRRLDAAERRSRVVETAATLDLGDYLDRKPAALSGGQRQRVALARAIVRRPRVFLMDEPLSNLDAKLRTQTRLELVELWRRLETTFVYVTHDQVEAMTMASRIAILVEGRLQQVGRPQEVYQRPANLFVARFIGSPPMNTLDATVGQVGEGYVARVGDVALPLPPDVPVSADQRIVVGVRPEHLRIDADGPLDAVVRNVEMLGHEQHVICEVANQLLIVRASSDVPIVEVGTSMRLRPDPGQLHIFEAESGGRLA; this is encoded by the coding sequence ATGGCCGGTATTTCATTCCACGAGGTCACGAAACGCTTCGGTGACGTCGTTGCGGTCGATGACCTGACACTCGACATCGAAGACCGCGAGCTGCTCGTGCTGTTGGGCCCCTCCGGCTGTGGCAAGTCGACGGCGCTGCGCATGATCGCGGGGCTCGACGAGCCGACCAGCGGAACGGTGAGCATCGGCGAGGAGGTGGTGAACGGAGTCGATCCGGGAGACCGCGACATCGCCATGGTCTTCCAGAGCTACGCGCTCTATCCGCACATGACCGTCTTCAAGAACATCGAAGCGCCACTCCTGAGCCGGCATGTCTCGGTGGACGGTGGCACACCCCGTCGGCTCGACGCCGCCGAGCGCCGGTCGAGGGTGGTCGAAACCGCGGCCACGCTCGACCTTGGTGACTATCTGGACCGCAAGCCGGCTGCCCTCTCGGGAGGGCAACGCCAACGGGTTGCGCTGGCGCGCGCCATTGTGCGTCGTCCACGCGTGTTCCTCATGGACGAGCCGCTTTCCAACTTGGACGCCAAGCTGCGAACCCAGACGCGTCTCGAGCTCGTCGAACTGTGGCGTCGGCTGGAGACCACCTTCGTCTACGTCACCCACGACCAGGTTGAGGCCATGACCATGGCCAGCCGCATCGCCATCCTCGTCGAGGGCCGGCTGCAACAGGTGGGGCGCCCCCAGGAGGTCTACCAGCGTCCGGCCAACCTCTTCGTGGCCCGCTTCATCGGCAGTCCCCCCATGAACACGCTCGACGCCACGGTGGGCCAGGTCGGCGAAGGGTACGTGGCCCGGGTGGGTGATGTGGCGCTGCCACTACCGCCTGACGTGCCGGTGTCGGCCGACCAGCGAATCGTCGTTGGGGTCCGGCCCGAGCACCTCCGCATCGACGCGGACGGCCCGCTCGACGCGGTCGTGCGCAATGTGGAAATGCTGGGTCACGAACAGCACGTCATCTGCGAGGTGGCCAACCAGCTGCTCATCGTCCGGGCGTCCAGCGACGTGCCGATCGTGGAGGTGGGGACCTCGATGCGGCTCCGGCCGGATCCGGGACAGCTCCACATCTTCGAAGCCGAGAGCGGGGGACGTCTGGCATGA